The Bdellovibrio sp. NC01 genome includes the window ATTCAAATAAACCGGAATTTCGTTTGGAATTTTTCCTTGTTTTTTTAGTAGGTGAATTTCGTAAATAAGATTCTGCGACCGCCCGAGCGCAAATGCGGGAATTAAAAGCACACTTTTTCTTCTCCAGGCGTCATTAATAAGTTCAGTTAATAGAGCAGAAGATTTCTGGTGAGCATGCAGTCTGTCTCCGTAAGTCGACTCCATAATAACCACGTCAGCATTTTGTGGTCGAGCAGGCGGCGACATGATTGGATCTATATATCTTCCCAAGTCACCAGAGAAGAGCATCGTGGTTTTGCCGTTTGAAACATATGCTGAAGCGGCCCCTAAAATATGTCCGCTAGACTCGAAGCGAATTTGCAAAGAATTTACGTGAACCGTTTGGTCTAGCGCTATGGTTTTAAATAAAGGAAAGACTTTCTCTGCTTCTTCAATGTCGAAAAGGGGTTTTGCGGGATGATGTTTTGAGAAGCGTTTTAAATTCGCATAATCGGCTTCTTCAACCTGAATTTTAGCGGCATCTAAGAGTACAACCTTAGAAATTTCTTGAGTCGCAGCTGTACAATAAATCGGGCCGCGGAAACCTTGTCGCACAATTAAAGGCAGGGCTCCGCAATGATCTAAGTGCGCATGAGTTAAAAAGATCGCATCAATCTTGTGAGCGTCTACATTAATATCTTCCCAGTTTAAAAGTCTAAGTTGTTTTAGACCTTGGAACATGCCGCAGTCGATTAAAACTTTTGTGTCTTCATCGGTAACAAGAAATTTCGAGCCAGTAACGGTGCTGGCTCCACCCAGGAATTGAATCTTCATAAGTCAGCTCCTAGTATCATTCTTAAATAAACAGAATTTTTTGCAAGCAGTTCGATCCGGATATGTGGTCACTCAGTTTGTCTAAAGTTTAATTGTGGCTTTTGTAGAAAGGCTTAAGATTTAAGCTAAAGGTAACAATAGCGAATCTCTCGGGGACTATTATGACATCAGAGAGATATAAAATCGAAAATGGTCTTCAAATAATCGAAATCAAAGTCAGCGATGTCAAACAGCTCTTTGATCTTCGTGATCCCGCACCTTTTCGTGAAAAAGACCTGGACGAAAATTTTACTCGTTACTTAGAAGCTTATACGGATGAAGTGACGACACGTTACCCATTAAAAATCAAAATTGGAATTACTAACCTAAGTGAAGATGTGACTCCAAATATTATCAAAGAGGCCATTCGCCAATATTTTGAATATCAGATTCTTCTTAAGCGATCTCAGCTAACTAAAAATATGAAGACCGCGCAGTTGTTTTTGTTAATTGGAATTTCACTGCTCTTTTTTTGCCTTGTTGTCGCACAGTGGATTCACAAGGAAATTCCGTCAAACGTCGGTACGACTTTACGTGAAGGTGTTGTGATTTTCGGCTGGGTTTCAATGTGGAAGCCCATCGAGTTGCTTTTGTTCGATTGGTATCCAATCTATGACCGCATCCGTGTTTACCGTCGGTTGTCAGAAGCAAAGACCGAGGTTGAGTTTGAAAGGAGATAGCAATGTCGTCGCTCACATATAATTATTCAGGACAAGTGGCCTTGGTAGCCGGAGGAGCATCTGGGATTGGGCACGCAACTGCCCGAGCGTTTGCGGAAGCCGGCGCGTGGGTGGCAGTTGCTGATATGAATGTTGATCAAGGCCTTAAGACCGTTCACGAAATTATCGAAAACGGCGGTGACGCGATTTTTTATCAGTACGACATATTGCAACCAGAATCGATAAAGACACTGATTGAACATATTGAAAAAAGAATGGGCAGTCTGAGTTATGCATTTAATTGTGTGGGCACTAATGACTCAAGTAATTGCACGGAATGCACTATCGAAATCTGGGACCAGGTCATTGATGTGGTTCTGCGAGGAGCCCTTTTAAGTATGAAGTACGAGATTCCCCTGATCTTGCGATCGGGCGGGGGAGCCATCGTGAACTGCGCACCAAATATGGAATTGAGCGGGAAAAATGTTACACCCGCGTATCTTGCCGGTGAACACGGTATGATGGGTTTAACGAAAGCAATGGCGTTGGAATACAGTAAGAAAAACATTCGCATCAATGCCATCTGTCCAGCGCAAGCACAACCGGAAGAAGTCGCGGCGGCGGTCTTATGGTTGTGTTCAGAGCAATCTTCGTTGGTGACTGGGCATTCACTAACTACTGAAGGCAGATGGGCATCGCAGTAAAGTATGTATAAACGACTATTAACTATTACTCCTAATCCCTCGTTAGATATTAGCGGCTTTGCGAAAACAATTAAGCCGAATGAAAAGACTTATGTCTCTAATGAAATCACTTCGGCGGGCGGCAACGCGATTAATGTCGCAAGAATGTTAACGCGCTGGCGGATTCCAGTTATTGCCACAGGATTTATCGGTGGAAGAATTGGCGAAGAAGTTAATGATTTACTACTTCAGGAAAAAGTTCTTTGTGATTTTGTGAATATCAAAGGTTCAACTCGTGTCAACGTGACAGTGTCGTTAATGAAGGATCATCGTCATACGCGCTTCAGTTTTCCGGGACCTAAAATTACAGACAGTGATGTTAAACGCCTTCAAAAGGTGATTCAGCGGAATGGACCTGAATTGCTTGTCATAGGTGGATCTCTTCCGCCGGGCTTTACTATTAAACATCTGAATAATTTGATTCATATCGCTGTGAAGAATCATGTTGATGTCGTGATCGATTGTCCCGGCAAAATTCTACGTGAACTAAGATCGCCAAAAGTACTGCTGCTAAAACCCAATCTTGAAGAATTTCAGGAAATGACCGGCAGTCATGTTCGCTCCATTGCTGCTGTGAAAAAGAGAGCTCAAGAATTTTTGAAATTTGCGAGTTATGTCTGTGTCTCCTCTGTGGAAGGGGGTGCATTGCTGATCACCAAGCAAGGCGCTTTTTTTGGTAAGACGGCTCCGATAAAAATCAAGTCTACCGTCGGTGCAGGTGATTCTATGGTGGCAGCAATGGTCGCGAAAATTTCAGCAGGTGTGACATCTGAAGAAGAGATTTTGCGCTGGGGCTTGGCTGCGGCAGCGGCGACTTTGTCAGAGCCGGGAACCGAGTTAGGTCACATATCCAAATTCAGATCGTTGTTCTTAAGGACAAAGGTCTTTGCCGTTTGAATGTTAAAGGACTTATATATCTTCCCGTGAGTCATTGGAATAATAAGGGCGAGTAAGAGGTCAGTCATGGAACCGACACGATTAGAAGCTTATGAAATCGATGCTCTCCGTAAAAATCTTGGCAATCTTGTTGTTAGCAAAATCATGCACAAAAATCCCAAAACGATAAAGACAGGTGATGGAGTCGCGCTTGCGAATGAAATCATGTTCGAAAATAACATTCGTCATTTGCCCGTCGTTAATGCGAATCAGGAACTGGAAGGCATTCTATCGGACCGAGATCTTTTAAGTATCGCGATGGAATCTCAATCTTGGGAAAGCATGGATAGCGTAATTGAGTTCTGGCGGTCAAAATCCGTCGTCAGTGTGATGACAAAATCTCCTGAAACAGTTTCCGCCGATACTTCCCTGACTAAAGTGGCGCAAATTATGTTGGAAAAGCAGATTAGTTGTTTGCCAGTAGTCGAAGGCAAACGCCTAGTGGGGTTGGTTACAGATACGGATTTTCTGAAGCTTTTTAGTATCTAACTTTCGTTGGAGTTTTTATGGCAGCAAAACAAATTCTTTTAGCAGATGATCTTTCAGGTTCGACCAAAGCG containing:
- a CDS encoding MBL fold metallo-hydrolase RNA specificity domain-containing protein codes for the protein MKIQFLGGASTVTGSKFLVTDEDTKVLIDCGMFQGLKQLRLLNWEDINVDAHKIDAIFLTHAHLDHCGALPLIVRQGFRGPIYCTAATQEISKVVLLDAAKIQVEEADYANLKRFSKHHPAKPLFDIEEAEKVFPLFKTIALDQTVHVNSLQIRFESSGHILGAASAYVSNGKTTMLFSGDLGRYIDPIMSPPARPQNADVVIMESTYGDRLHAHQKSSALLTELINDAWRRKSVLLIPAFALGRSQNLIYEIHLLKKQGKIPNEIPVYLNSPMGQEICDIYRDFLPPGDLQIDFAASLKTIHFVRTAEESKDLNRGAGPCVIIAASGMLTGGRVLHHLKAFGENSNNTILLAGFQAAGTRGWALAHEQRKIKLHGEYIDIKARIINSDSFSAHADQSELLKWLAQMPHPAEKIFLIHGEPSAADDLRKILQEKYNVPVLVPILNALYTIN
- a CDS encoding CBS domain-containing protein, with amino-acid sequence MEPTRLEAYEIDALRKNLGNLVVSKIMHKNPKTIKTGDGVALANEIMFENNIRHLPVVNANQELEGILSDRDLLSIAMESQSWESMDSVIEFWRSKSVVSVMTKSPETVSADTSLTKVAQIMLEKQISCLPVVEGKRLVGLVTDTDFLKLFSI
- a CDS encoding 1-phosphofructokinase family hexose kinase codes for the protein MYKRLLTITPNPSLDISGFAKTIKPNEKTYVSNEITSAGGNAINVARMLTRWRIPVIATGFIGGRIGEEVNDLLLQEKVLCDFVNIKGSTRVNVTVSLMKDHRHTRFSFPGPKITDSDVKRLQKVIQRNGPELLVIGGSLPPGFTIKHLNNLIHIAVKNHVDVVIDCPGKILRELRSPKVLLLKPNLEEFQEMTGSHVRSIAAVKKRAQEFLKFASYVCVSSVEGGALLITKQGAFFGKTAPIKIKSTVGAGDSMVAAMVAKISAGVTSEEEILRWGLAAAAATLSEPGTELGHISKFRSLFLRTKVFAV
- a CDS encoding SDR family oxidoreductase, which produces MSSLTYNYSGQVALVAGGASGIGHATARAFAEAGAWVAVADMNVDQGLKTVHEIIENGGDAIFYQYDILQPESIKTLIEHIEKRMGSLSYAFNCVGTNDSSNCTECTIEIWDQVIDVVLRGALLSMKYEIPLILRSGGGAIVNCAPNMELSGKNVTPAYLAGEHGMMGLTKAMALEYSKKNIRINAICPAQAQPEEVAAAVLWLCSEQSSLVTGHSLTTEGRWASQ